The Bos indicus x Bos taurus breed Angus x Brahman F1 hybrid chromosome 3, Bos_hybrid_MaternalHap_v2.0, whole genome shotgun sequence genome includes a window with the following:
- the LRRC41 gene encoding leucine-rich repeat-containing protein 41 isoform X1 — protein sequence MAAPEAWRARSCWFCEVAAATTMEATSREAAPAKSSASGPSAPPALFELCGRAVSAHMGVLESGVWALPGPILQSILPLLNIYYLERIEETALKKGLSTQAIWRRLWDELMKTRPSSLESVTCWRAKFMEAFFSHVLRGTIDVSSDRRLCDQRFSPLLHSSRHVRQLTICNMLQGATELVAEPNRRVLETLASSLHTLKFRHLLFSDVAAQQSLRQLLHQLIHHGAVSQVSLYSWPVPESALFILILTMSAGFWQPGPGGPPCRLCGEASRGRAPSRDEGSLLLGSRRPRRDAAERCAAALMASRRKSEAKQTARAAPATRVTRRSTQESLTAGGTDSKREPLPPATSHEAPGTKRPPSAPATTSSASASSSTSSSKRAPASSAPQPKPLKRFKRAAGKKGARTRQGCGAESEDLYDFVFIVAGEKEDGEEMEIGEVACGALDGSDPSCLGLPALEASQRFRSISTLELFTVPLSTEAALTLCHLLSSWVSLESLTLSYNGLGSNIFRLLDSLRALSVQAGCRLRALHLSDLFSPLPILELTRAIVRALPLLRVLSIRVDHPSQRDNPAVPGNAGPPSNVIGDEEIPENCLEQLEMGFPRGAQPAPLLCSVLKASGSLQQLSLDSATFASPQDFGLVLQTLKEYNLTLKRLSFHDMNLADCQSEVLFLLQNLTLQEITFSFCRLFEKRPAQFLPEMVAAMKGNSTLKGLRLPGNRLGNAGLLALADVFSEDSSSSLCQLDISSNCIKPDGLLEFAKRLERWGRGAFGHLRLFQNWLDQDAVTAREAIRRLRATCHVVSDSWDSSQAFADYVSTM from the exons CCCTCCCAGGCCCAATACTTCAAAGCATCTTACCTCTGCTCAATATATATTACTTGGAGAGGATTGAGGAAACTGCCCTCAAGAAAG GCCTCTCCACTCAGGCCATTTGGCGCCGACTATGGGATGAGCTGATGAAGACAAGGCCTTCCAGTTTGGAA AGCGTGACCTGTTGGCGAGCCAAGTTTATGGAGGCCTTTTTTTCCCATGTTCTACGTGGAACCATTGATGTGTCTTCTGACAGGCGTCTTTGTGACCAGCGCTTCTCACCTCTCCTGCATAGCTCCCGCCACGTCCGGCAACTCACCATCTGCAACATGCTGCAGGGTGCAACTGAGCTGGTGGCCGAGCCCAACCGCAGGGTTCTGGAGACCCTGGCCAGTTCCCTGCACACCCTTAAGTTCCGCCACTTGCTGTTCTCCGATGTGGCTGCTCAGCAGTCACTTCGGCAGCTGTTACATCAGCTTATTCACCATGGGGCTGTCAGCCAGGTGTCGCTGTACTCCTGGCCTGTGCCCGAGTCAGCCCTTTTCATTCTTATCCTCACCATGAGTGCTGGCTTCTGGCAGCCAGGCCCTGGTGGTCCGCCCTGTCGCCTCTGTGGAGAGGCCTCCCGAGGCCGGGCCCCATCCCGAGATGAAGGGTCCCTTTTGCTGGGCTCACGCCGGCCTCGCAGAGATGCTGCTGAGCGATGTGCTGCAGCTCTGATGGCCTCCCGGCGAAAGAGTGAAGCCAAGCAGACGGCCAGAGCTGCACCTGCCACTCGGGTAACACGCCGGAGCACACAGGAGAGCCTGACAGCAGGCGGCACAGACTCTAAGAGGGAGCCCCTCCCTCCAGCCACCTCCCATGAGGCTCCTGGCACCAAACGCCCACCTTCTGCTCCAGCCACCACCTCCTctgcctctgcttcctcttccacaTCCTCATCTAAACGGGCTCCAGCCAGCTCAGCCCCACAGCCTAAGCCCCTAAAGCGTTTTAAGCGAGCTGCAGGGAAGAAGGGTGCTCGCACCCGTCAGGGGTGTGGCGCAGAATCTGAAGACCTGTATGACTTTGTTTTCATTGTGGCGGGTGAGAAAGAGGATGGGGAAGAGATGGAGATCGGAGAAGTGGCTTGTGGAGCTTTGGATGGATCAGATCCCAGCTGCCTGGGGCTTCCAGCACTGGAAGCCTCCCAACGATTCCGCAGCATTTCCACCTTGGAGCTTTTCACAGTTCCACTCTCCACAGAGGCGGCTCTGACACTGTGCCACCTGCTGAGCTCCTGGGTGTCTCTGGAGAGCCTCACACTCTCCTATAATG GCCTGGGCTCTAATATCTTCCGTCTACTGGACAGCCTGCGGGCCCTGTCAGTCCAGGCTGGATGCCGCCTCCGTGCCCTGCATCTCAGTGACCTGTTCTCACCACTGCCCATCCTGGAGCTGACACGTGCCATTGTGCGAGCCCTGCCCCTGCTGCGGGTCCTCTCTATCCGTGTGGACCACCCCAGCCAGAGGGACAACCCAGCTGTGCCTGGGAATGCAGGGCCCCCTAGCAACGTAATTGGGGATGAGGAGATACCAG AAAACTGCCTGGAACAGCTGGAGATGGGATTTCCACGGGGAGCCCAGCCAGCCCCACTGCTCTGCTCTGTACTGAAGGCCTCAGGTTCTCTGCAGCAATTGTCCCTGGATAGTGCCACCTTTGCATCTCCCCAAGATTTTGGGCTTGTGTTGCAGACACTCAAAG AGTATAACCTAACCCTAAAGAGGCTGAGCTTCCACGACATGAATCTGGCTGACTGTCAGAGTGAGGTGCTCTTTTTGCTACAGAATCTGACTCTTCAGG AGATTACCTTCTCCTTCTGCCGTCTGTTTGAGAAGCGCCCAGCCCAATTTCTGCCCGAGATGGTTGCTGCTATGAAGGGCAACTCCACATTGAAGGGCCTCCGGCTGCCAGGGAACCGCCTGG GGAATGCTGGCCTACTGGCCCTGGCAGATGTTTTCTCGGAAGATTCATCCTCCTCTCTCTGTCAGCTGGATATCAG TTCCAACTGCATCAAGCCAGATGGGCTTCTGGAGTTCGCCAAGCGGCTGGAGCGCTGGGGCCGTGGGGCCTTTGGTCACCTGCGCCTCTTCCAGAACTGGCTGGACCAGGATGCAGTCACAGCCAGGGAAGCCATCCGGCGGCTCCGGGCCACCTGCCATGTGGTTAGCGACTCGTGGGACTCATCGCAAGCCTTCGCAGATTATGTCAGCACCATGTGA
- the LRRC41 gene encoding leucine-rich repeat-containing protein 41 isoform X2, with product MKTRPSSLESVTCWRAKFMEAFFSHVLRGTIDVSSDRRLCDQRFSPLLHSSRHVRQLTICNMLQGATELVAEPNRRVLETLASSLHTLKFRHLLFSDVAAQQSLRQLLHQLIHHGAVSQVSLYSWPVPESALFILILTMSAGFWQPGPGGPPCRLCGEASRGRAPSRDEGSLLLGSRRPRRDAAERCAAALMASRRKSEAKQTARAAPATRVTRRSTQESLTAGGTDSKREPLPPATSHEAPGTKRPPSAPATTSSASASSSTSSSKRAPASSAPQPKPLKRFKRAAGKKGARTRQGCGAESEDLYDFVFIVAGEKEDGEEMEIGEVACGALDGSDPSCLGLPALEASQRFRSISTLELFTVPLSTEAALTLCHLLSSWVSLESLTLSYNGLGSNIFRLLDSLRALSVQAGCRLRALHLSDLFSPLPILELTRAIVRALPLLRVLSIRVDHPSQRDNPAVPGNAGPPSNVIGDEEIPENCLEQLEMGFPRGAQPAPLLCSVLKASGSLQQLSLDSATFASPQDFGLVLQTLKEYNLTLKRLSFHDMNLADCQSEVLFLLQNLTLQEITFSFCRLFEKRPAQFLPEMVAAMKGNSTLKGLRLPGNRLGNAGLLALADVFSEDSSSSLCQLDISSNCIKPDGLLEFAKRLERWGRGAFGHLRLFQNWLDQDAVTAREAIRRLRATCHVVSDSWDSSQAFADYVSTM from the exons ATGAAGACAAGGCCTTCCAGTTTGGAA AGCGTGACCTGTTGGCGAGCCAAGTTTATGGAGGCCTTTTTTTCCCATGTTCTACGTGGAACCATTGATGTGTCTTCTGACAGGCGTCTTTGTGACCAGCGCTTCTCACCTCTCCTGCATAGCTCCCGCCACGTCCGGCAACTCACCATCTGCAACATGCTGCAGGGTGCAACTGAGCTGGTGGCCGAGCCCAACCGCAGGGTTCTGGAGACCCTGGCCAGTTCCCTGCACACCCTTAAGTTCCGCCACTTGCTGTTCTCCGATGTGGCTGCTCAGCAGTCACTTCGGCAGCTGTTACATCAGCTTATTCACCATGGGGCTGTCAGCCAGGTGTCGCTGTACTCCTGGCCTGTGCCCGAGTCAGCCCTTTTCATTCTTATCCTCACCATGAGTGCTGGCTTCTGGCAGCCAGGCCCTGGTGGTCCGCCCTGTCGCCTCTGTGGAGAGGCCTCCCGAGGCCGGGCCCCATCCCGAGATGAAGGGTCCCTTTTGCTGGGCTCACGCCGGCCTCGCAGAGATGCTGCTGAGCGATGTGCTGCAGCTCTGATGGCCTCCCGGCGAAAGAGTGAAGCCAAGCAGACGGCCAGAGCTGCACCTGCCACTCGGGTAACACGCCGGAGCACACAGGAGAGCCTGACAGCAGGCGGCACAGACTCTAAGAGGGAGCCCCTCCCTCCAGCCACCTCCCATGAGGCTCCTGGCACCAAACGCCCACCTTCTGCTCCAGCCACCACCTCCTctgcctctgcttcctcttccacaTCCTCATCTAAACGGGCTCCAGCCAGCTCAGCCCCACAGCCTAAGCCCCTAAAGCGTTTTAAGCGAGCTGCAGGGAAGAAGGGTGCTCGCACCCGTCAGGGGTGTGGCGCAGAATCTGAAGACCTGTATGACTTTGTTTTCATTGTGGCGGGTGAGAAAGAGGATGGGGAAGAGATGGAGATCGGAGAAGTGGCTTGTGGAGCTTTGGATGGATCAGATCCCAGCTGCCTGGGGCTTCCAGCACTGGAAGCCTCCCAACGATTCCGCAGCATTTCCACCTTGGAGCTTTTCACAGTTCCACTCTCCACAGAGGCGGCTCTGACACTGTGCCACCTGCTGAGCTCCTGGGTGTCTCTGGAGAGCCTCACACTCTCCTATAATG GCCTGGGCTCTAATATCTTCCGTCTACTGGACAGCCTGCGGGCCCTGTCAGTCCAGGCTGGATGCCGCCTCCGTGCCCTGCATCTCAGTGACCTGTTCTCACCACTGCCCATCCTGGAGCTGACACGTGCCATTGTGCGAGCCCTGCCCCTGCTGCGGGTCCTCTCTATCCGTGTGGACCACCCCAGCCAGAGGGACAACCCAGCTGTGCCTGGGAATGCAGGGCCCCCTAGCAACGTAATTGGGGATGAGGAGATACCAG AAAACTGCCTGGAACAGCTGGAGATGGGATTTCCACGGGGAGCCCAGCCAGCCCCACTGCTCTGCTCTGTACTGAAGGCCTCAGGTTCTCTGCAGCAATTGTCCCTGGATAGTGCCACCTTTGCATCTCCCCAAGATTTTGGGCTTGTGTTGCAGACACTCAAAG AGTATAACCTAACCCTAAAGAGGCTGAGCTTCCACGACATGAATCTGGCTGACTGTCAGAGTGAGGTGCTCTTTTTGCTACAGAATCTGACTCTTCAGG AGATTACCTTCTCCTTCTGCCGTCTGTTTGAGAAGCGCCCAGCCCAATTTCTGCCCGAGATGGTTGCTGCTATGAAGGGCAACTCCACATTGAAGGGCCTCCGGCTGCCAGGGAACCGCCTGG GGAATGCTGGCCTACTGGCCCTGGCAGATGTTTTCTCGGAAGATTCATCCTCCTCTCTCTGTCAGCTGGATATCAG TTCCAACTGCATCAAGCCAGATGGGCTTCTGGAGTTCGCCAAGCGGCTGGAGCGCTGGGGCCGTGGGGCCTTTGGTCACCTGCGCCTCTTCCAGAACTGGCTGGACCAGGATGCAGTCACAGCCAGGGAAGCCATCCGGCGGCTCCGGGCCACCTGCCATGTGGTTAGCGACTCGTGGGACTCATCGCAAGCCTTCGCAGATTATGTCAGCACCATGTGA
- the RAD54L gene encoding DNA repair and recombination protein RAD54-like isoform X1: protein MRRSLAPSQLAKRKPEDGPSDDEDWQPGAVTSKKPKKSSCETQSQECFLSPFRKPLTQLTNRPPCLDSSQHEAFIRSILSKPFKIPIPNYQGPLGSRALGLKRAGVRRALHDPLEEGALVLYEPPPLSAHDQLKFDKEKLPVHVVVDPILSKVLRPHQREGVKFLWECVTSRRIPGSHGCIMADEMGLGKTLQCITLMWTLLRQSPDCKPEIDKAVVVSPSSLVRNWYNEVGKWLGGRIQPLAIDGGSKDEIDQKLEGFMNQRGARVPSPILIISYETFRLHVGVLQKGSVGLVICDEGHRLKNSENQTYQALDSLNTSRRVLISGTPIQNDLLEYFSLVHFVNSGILGTAQEFKKHFELPILKGRDAAASEEDRRVGEERLRELTSIVNRCLIRRTSDILSKYLPVKIEQVVCCRLTPLQIELYKRFLRQAKPAEELREGKMSVSSLSSITSLKKLCNHPALIYDKCVEEEDGFEGTLDIFPPGYNSKALEPQLSGKMLVLDYILAVTRSRSSDKVVLVSNYTQTLDLFEKLCRARRYLYVRLDGTMSIKKRAKVVERFNNPSSPDFVFMLSSKAGGCGLNLIGANRLVMFDPDWNPANDEQAMARVWRDGQKKTCYIYRLLSAGTIEEKIFQRQSHKKALSSCVVDEEQDVERHFSLGELKELFTLDEAKLSDTHDRLRCRRCVNNHQVWPPPDGSDCTSDLAQWNHSTDKRGLKDEVLQAAWDAASTAITFVFHQRSHEEQRGLHL, encoded by the exons ACTTCTAAGAAACCTAAGAAATCCAGCTGTGAGACCCAGAGCCAGGAGTGTTTCCTGTCTCCTTTTCGGAAACCTTTGACTCAACTAACGAATCGACCACCCTGTCTGGACAGCAGTCAACAT gaAGCATTTATTCGAAGCATTTTGTCAAAGCCTTTCAAAATCCCCATTCCAAATTATCAAG GTCCTCTGGGCTCTCGGGCATTGGGCCTCAAACGGGCTGGGGTCCGCCGAGCCCTCCATGACCCCCTGGAAGAAGGTGCCTTGGTTTTGTATGAGCCTCCCCCACTGAGCGCCCATGACCAGCTGAAGTTTGACAA GGAAAAACTTCCTGTCCATGTGGTTGTTGATCCTATTCTGAGTAAGGTCTTGAGGCCTCATCAGAGAGAG GGAGTAAAGTTCCTGTGGGAGTGCGTCACCAGTCGGCGCATCCCTGGGAGCCATGGCTGCATCATGGCTGATGAGATGGGCCTGGGCAAGACGCTACAGTGCATCACACTGATGTGGACGCTTCTGCGCCAGAGTCCAGACTGCAAGCCAGAGATCGACAAGGCAGTGGTGGTGTCGCCCTCCAGCCTAGTGAGGAACTGGTACAATGAAGTTGGGAAATGGCTTGGAGGGAGGATCCAACCTCTGGCCATCGATGGAGGCTCTAAGGACGAGATAGACCAAAAGCTGG AAGGATTTATGAACCAGCGTGGTGCCAGAGTGCCTTCTCCCATCCTCATCATTTCCTATGAGACTTTCCGCCTTCACGTTGGAGTCCTCCAGAAAGGGAGTGTTGGACTGGTCATATGTGATGAG GGACACAGGCTCAAGAACTCTGAGAATCAGACTTATCAGGCCCTGGACAGCTTGAACACCAGCCGACGGGTGCTCATCTCCGGGACCCCCATCCAGAATGATCTCCTTGAGTATTTCAGCTTGGTACACTTTGTCAACTCGGGAATCCTGG GAACCGCCCAGGAGTTCAAGAAGCATTTTGAATTGCCAATTCTGAAGGGTCGAGATGCAGCTGCCAGTGAGGAAGATAGGCGTGTAGGAGAGGAGCGCCTGCGGGAGCTCACCAGCATTGTGAATAG GTGCCTGATACGGAGGACATCTGATATCCTTTCTAAATATCTGCCTGTGAAGATCGAGCAGGTGGTTTGTTGTAG gctgacaCCCCTTCAGATTGAATTATACAAGAGGTTTTTGAGACAGGCCAAGCCAGCAGAAGAGTTGCGTGAGGGCAAGATGAGtgtgtcttctctttcttccatcacCTCACTGAAGAAACTGTGTAATC atccaGCTTTAATCTATGACAAGTGTGTGGAAGAGGAAGATGGCTTTGAAGGTACCTTGGACATATTTCCCCCCGGTTATAACTCCAAGGCTCTAGAGCCTCAGCTGTCAG GTAAGATGCTGGTCCTTGATTACATTCTGGCGGTGACCCGAAGCCGCAGCAGTGACAAAGTAGTGCTGGTGTCCAATTACACTCAGACATTGGACCTCTTTGAGAAACTCTGCCGAGCCCGAAG GTACTTATATGTTCGCTTAGATGGCACGATGTCCATTAAGAAGCGAGCCAAGGTTGTGGAGCGCTTCAACAACCCATCG agtCCTGACTTTGTCTTCATGCTAAGCAGCAAAGCTGGGGGCTGTGGCCTCAATCTCATCGGGGCTAACCGACTGGTCATGTTTGACCCTGACTGGAACCCAGCCAATGATGAACAAGCCATGGCCCGGGTCTGGCGTGATGGTCAAAAGAAGACCTGCTATATCTATCGCCTACTGTCT GCAGGAACCATCGAGGAGAAGATCTTTCAGCGTCAGAGCCATAAGAAAGCACTGAGCAGCTGTGTGGTGGATGAGGAGCAGGATGTGGAGCGACACTTTTCTCTTGGCGAATTGAAGGAGCTGTTTACCTTGGATGAGGCTAAGCTCAGTGACACACATGACAG GTTGCGCTGCCGGCGCTGTGTCAACAACCACCAGGTCTGGCCACCCCCTGACGGTTCTGACTGCACCTCAGACCTGGCTCAGTGGAACCACAGCACTGATAAGCGGGGGCTCAAGGATGAGGTACTCCAGGCTGCTTGGGATGCTGCCTCCACTGCCATCACCTTTGTTTTCCACCAGCGTTCCCATGAGGAGCAGCGGGGCCTCCACCTTTAA
- the RAD54L gene encoding DNA repair and recombination protein RAD54-like isoform X2, with translation MRRSLAPSQLAKRKPEDGPSDDEDWQPGAVTSKKPKKSSCETQSQECFLSPFRKPLTQLTNRPPCLDSSQHEAFIRSILSKPFKIPIPNYQGPLGSRALGLKRAGVRRALHDPLEEGALVLYEPPPLSAHDQLKFDKEKLPVHVVVDPILSKVLRPHQREGVKFLWECVTSRRIPGSHGCIMADEMGLGKTLQCITLMWTLLRQSPDCKPEIDKAVVVSPSSLVRNWYNEVGKWLGGRIQPLAIDGGSKDEIDQKLGFMNQRGARVPSPILIISYETFRLHVGVLQKGSVGLVICDEGHRLKNSENQTYQALDSLNTSRRVLISGTPIQNDLLEYFSLVHFVNSGILGTAQEFKKHFELPILKGRDAAASEEDRRVGEERLRELTSIVNRCLIRRTSDILSKYLPVKIEQVVCCRLTPLQIELYKRFLRQAKPAEELREGKMSVSSLSSITSLKKLCNHPALIYDKCVEEEDGFEGTLDIFPPGYNSKALEPQLSGKMLVLDYILAVTRSRSSDKVVLVSNYTQTLDLFEKLCRARRYLYVRLDGTMSIKKRAKVVERFNNPSSPDFVFMLSSKAGGCGLNLIGANRLVMFDPDWNPANDEQAMARVWRDGQKKTCYIYRLLSAGTIEEKIFQRQSHKKALSSCVVDEEQDVERHFSLGELKELFTLDEAKLSDTHDRLRCRRCVNNHQVWPPPDGSDCTSDLAQWNHSTDKRGLKDEVLQAAWDAASTAITFVFHQRSHEEQRGLHL, from the exons ACTTCTAAGAAACCTAAGAAATCCAGCTGTGAGACCCAGAGCCAGGAGTGTTTCCTGTCTCCTTTTCGGAAACCTTTGACTCAACTAACGAATCGACCACCCTGTCTGGACAGCAGTCAACAT gaAGCATTTATTCGAAGCATTTTGTCAAAGCCTTTCAAAATCCCCATTCCAAATTATCAAG GTCCTCTGGGCTCTCGGGCATTGGGCCTCAAACGGGCTGGGGTCCGCCGAGCCCTCCATGACCCCCTGGAAGAAGGTGCCTTGGTTTTGTATGAGCCTCCCCCACTGAGCGCCCATGACCAGCTGAAGTTTGACAA GGAAAAACTTCCTGTCCATGTGGTTGTTGATCCTATTCTGAGTAAGGTCTTGAGGCCTCATCAGAGAGAG GGAGTAAAGTTCCTGTGGGAGTGCGTCACCAGTCGGCGCATCCCTGGGAGCCATGGCTGCATCATGGCTGATGAGATGGGCCTGGGCAAGACGCTACAGTGCATCACACTGATGTGGACGCTTCTGCGCCAGAGTCCAGACTGCAAGCCAGAGATCGACAAGGCAGTGGTGGTGTCGCCCTCCAGCCTAGTGAGGAACTGGTACAATGAAGTTGGGAAATGGCTTGGAGGGAGGATCCAACCTCTGGCCATCGATGGAGGCTCTAAGGACGAGATAGACCAAAAGCTGG GATTTATGAACCAGCGTGGTGCCAGAGTGCCTTCTCCCATCCTCATCATTTCCTATGAGACTTTCCGCCTTCACGTTGGAGTCCTCCAGAAAGGGAGTGTTGGACTGGTCATATGTGATGAG GGACACAGGCTCAAGAACTCTGAGAATCAGACTTATCAGGCCCTGGACAGCTTGAACACCAGCCGACGGGTGCTCATCTCCGGGACCCCCATCCAGAATGATCTCCTTGAGTATTTCAGCTTGGTACACTTTGTCAACTCGGGAATCCTGG GAACCGCCCAGGAGTTCAAGAAGCATTTTGAATTGCCAATTCTGAAGGGTCGAGATGCAGCTGCCAGTGAGGAAGATAGGCGTGTAGGAGAGGAGCGCCTGCGGGAGCTCACCAGCATTGTGAATAG GTGCCTGATACGGAGGACATCTGATATCCTTTCTAAATATCTGCCTGTGAAGATCGAGCAGGTGGTTTGTTGTAG gctgacaCCCCTTCAGATTGAATTATACAAGAGGTTTTTGAGACAGGCCAAGCCAGCAGAAGAGTTGCGTGAGGGCAAGATGAGtgtgtcttctctttcttccatcacCTCACTGAAGAAACTGTGTAATC atccaGCTTTAATCTATGACAAGTGTGTGGAAGAGGAAGATGGCTTTGAAGGTACCTTGGACATATTTCCCCCCGGTTATAACTCCAAGGCTCTAGAGCCTCAGCTGTCAG GTAAGATGCTGGTCCTTGATTACATTCTGGCGGTGACCCGAAGCCGCAGCAGTGACAAAGTAGTGCTGGTGTCCAATTACACTCAGACATTGGACCTCTTTGAGAAACTCTGCCGAGCCCGAAG GTACTTATATGTTCGCTTAGATGGCACGATGTCCATTAAGAAGCGAGCCAAGGTTGTGGAGCGCTTCAACAACCCATCG agtCCTGACTTTGTCTTCATGCTAAGCAGCAAAGCTGGGGGCTGTGGCCTCAATCTCATCGGGGCTAACCGACTGGTCATGTTTGACCCTGACTGGAACCCAGCCAATGATGAACAAGCCATGGCCCGGGTCTGGCGTGATGGTCAAAAGAAGACCTGCTATATCTATCGCCTACTGTCT GCAGGAACCATCGAGGAGAAGATCTTTCAGCGTCAGAGCCATAAGAAAGCACTGAGCAGCTGTGTGGTGGATGAGGAGCAGGATGTGGAGCGACACTTTTCTCTTGGCGAATTGAAGGAGCTGTTTACCTTGGATGAGGCTAAGCTCAGTGACACACATGACAG GTTGCGCTGCCGGCGCTGTGTCAACAACCACCAGGTCTGGCCACCCCCTGACGGTTCTGACTGCACCTCAGACCTGGCTCAGTGGAACCACAGCACTGATAAGCGGGGGCTCAAGGATGAGGTACTCCAGGCTGCTTGGGATGCTGCCTCCACTGCCATCACCTTTGTTTTCCACCAGCGTTCCCATGAGGAGCAGCGGGGCCTCCACCTTTAA